In Acidimicrobiales bacterium, the genomic stretch AGCCACATCAGAGGCCGGTAAGGCAGGGAAAGCGCCATGTCCGAACTGCATCCATCATCGGAAACGCCGGAGCAGGGGGGGGCGCCACTGGGCACCTTGACTGCCCCGGTGCACGCCCAGCGCACAGAGCAACCGCCAGACGACGCGGCCGCTGGGGGCGACGATAACGGCGGCTCGGGTGTCTGGGGTCCCCCCGCGGGCTGGTATCCGGCTCCACCTCCGCCGAGGAGACGTCACTCCTACGTACTTGCCCTCACCGCCGCGGCGGTCGGGCTCGTCATCGTGGGCAGTCTCGGAGTGGGCAGGGCTGTGTTGGTCCGCCACACAGGGTCGACCACCAGCGCGGCGACGAGTAACGGAGGCTCGACCGCAGCAGCGGTCGACCAGGGCGTCGTGGACGTGAACACGACGCTCGGTCTCCAGGGTGGCCGCGCCGCCGGAACCGGGATCGTGCTCAGCTCGTCGGGTGCGGTTCTCACCAACAATCACGTAGTCGCCGGAGCCACGAGCGTCAATGTCACCGACGTCGGCAACGGCCGTACCTACGCCGCGACCGTTGTCGGTACCGACAAGACCGATGACATCGCAGTCCTCCAGCTCAAGGGAGCATCGGGGCTCAAGACGGTCGCCCTCGGGAACTCCACGAAGGTCGCCGTCGGAGATGCGGTGACCGCGGTCGGCAATGCCGGCGGCACCGGGGGGACTCCCAGCGTCGTCACTGGAACCGTCACCGGCCTCGGCCAGTCGATCACCGCCAGCGACCAGGGCGGCGGTAGCTCGGAGCAGTTGACCGGCCTCTTCGAGACGAATGCCCCGATCCAGCCCGGTGACTCCGGTGGCCCCCTGGTCAACTCGTCGGGCCAGGTGATAGCTATCGACACTGCCGCTTCGAGCGGGTTCCGGTTCCAGTCCGGCGGTAGTCAGGCGTTCGCCATCCCCATCAACCAGGCATCGACGATCGCCAAGCAGATCGAAGCGGGTCGTTCATCGGCCACAGTGCACATCGGCTCCGCCGCCTTCCTGGGCGTCGAGTTCCCGGCTTCCTCCGGCTCCTCCGGTGGGTCATCGAGCTCCGGGGCCCTTGTGATCGGAGTCGAGTCCGGGTCGCCGGCCCAGCAAGCAGGCTTGACCGCTGGTGACGAGATCGTGTCGCTCGGCGGGCAGACCGTCGACTCCGCAACGACGCTCTCCAACTTGATGCAGGGCAACCACCCGGGCGACAAGGTGCAGCTCGGCTGGGTCGACGGCGCTGGCCAGCAGCACACGGCGAGCGTCACCCTGGCGACCGGTCCAGCGGCTTGAGCGCTCAGAGCCCGAGGCCACCCACCCGTCGCCGTTCGAAGCTCGCGCAGTCCCGGGGGCAGCCGCCGGGCACGGCGGCGCCCACGGTACAGCGGAGGAGCACGATGCCGTCCGCCGTGGCTCTGGTGACGGCGTGCTCGCAGTCGTCGCGAACGGTGACATCTGCCAACAGGCCGGCCAGATCGGCGTCGGTGACCACCGGAACCGGCCGCTCGGCCTCCCGGCGGGCCTGGCGGTTCGTTCGCTGACGCCTGCGCTTGGCGGTGCTCATATCTCCAGGCTCCCACAGCCTGCCCGGGGATCTGCAGGCGGGACCCGGAAGCGGCCATCGGGTCGGCTACGGACAGCGACAGGGCCGTCGACCACACTTCGGACACCCGTCGTGGTACCGAGCAGCGGCCTCGTCCAAGGAGAGGTCCAGCTGGTTGGCCAGAGATGCCAACCACGCCAGCACGTCGCCCATCTCGTGCAGCTGCTCCTGCCGGTCACCCTTCCGTACGGACCTGGCGAGCTCGCCCAGCTCCTCTGTCAGCCACGCCAATGTGGCGCTGACGCCTCGCGCTTCGTCTCGGCGTCCATAGGTCTGCGCCATGAGCTCCTGAAGGGTTGCCAGCTCCATAGCGCCATCATCGATCGTTTGGTACGGCGCTGTCAGACCGCAAGCGCAGGAGCCCCTTCGAGAGTTCGGGCGGTCGCGATCCAGCCCTCGCGTGCCATTGGGTATCTCGACGTCAACTGGCGCCGGCCGTGGCTGTGCCCGAGCTCCCACCGAGGCTCCCGGCGATGTCGTCGAGAGCCGCCTGCTCGGCTTCCCCCACCTCCTGCCCACTCTCGCGGTGCGCATGCGCCACCGTGGTAGCCAGGTTCATGATGAAGCGCCGGTAGTCCTCGACCTCCTGCGGGGACGCCTTCTGCTCCAGGAGGCCGATGGCGTCTCGAAGATGCTGTAGACCGTGTTGCTTGAGCTCCTCGACCGAGTGGTAGCGCGAGTGGTCACGTTCAGGCTTGGCCGCCACGATCTCGTCGAGCAGCTCACTCTCGCCGTGCAAGCGGCGCGCTTCGCCGTAGGCCTTCGCCATTGCGACGGTCTCGCGGAGGGTCCCGCCGCGCTGTGCTGTGACGACGATGATCCCGGCGCTCGGTGGCGCTTCCAGCACCAGCGCCCACTCCTCCGCCGTGAAGTCCGCCTTCGTGGTCATGGCTTCTCCTCTCCCGCCTGCAGGCCAGGAGCCAATCGTGACCCCTCCCTCAGTCTGCCCCGGCAGGCCGCCCGACGCACGGCGCACCAGTGCCCGGGGAATCACCCCGCGGTCGGCTGCGGCCGCTCGTGATAGGCGGCGAGCGGTTGGAACAGCTCGATCAGGTTCCCGGCGGGATCCTGGAGCAGGATCTGCTTGACGCCGACACCGGTGACGATGTCGTTGCGAAAACCGGCTCCCTTGGCGCGCAGCTCCGTGACGGTGGCCTCGAGGTCGGCGACCTGTAGGGCGAAGCGGTTCCAGCCGCCCGCCTCCGGCACTGTTCCATCGGACAGGGCCGCGCCTCCGCCGCCACCGCCGCCCGGCACGCTGAGCAGCAGACGGAGGTCGCCGCGGTAGAGCATGGCGAACGACGGCGACGGCCGCAGTTCCTCCTCGAAGCCGAGCATGTCCCTGTAGAAATCGACCGCAGCGTCCAGATCGTCGACGAAGTACCGCACGGTCGTGGTTGTCATGGGATCTCCTCTCCTGGTAGGCGCTCTCTGGCTATCGAACGGGGCTCGTCGCCCGCTCGTGGTAGCCGGCGAGGGGCTCGAACAGCTCGATCAGGTTCCCTGCGGGGTCCACGACCAGGACAAGTCGAACGCCGACTCCGACGCTGATGTCGTTGCGGAAGCGAGCCCCCCGCTCTCGGAGATCAGCGACGATGACGTCAAGGCCTGATACGTGCAGGGAGATGCGGTTCCAGCCACCGGGCTCAGGCAGTGTCCCGTCGGGCATGGTGTGCGGCTCGCCGGGCACGCTGAGCAGCAGGCGCAGGTCGCCCCGATAGAGCATGGCGAACGACGGCGAGGGTCGCAGTTCCTCCTCGAAGCCGAGCAGGTCCCGGTAGAAGTCGACGGCAGCGTCCAGATCGTCGACGAAGTAGCGGACGGTCGCGCTGGCCTGCGATGCCGGCTCCTCCTGGTCCGCGATCCGTCGCAGCAGCGCGGCGGCGAACCCGGGCCGGGGTTCGACTGGGACGATCGGCAGCCGAAGGTCGTCGAGTGGATCGATTGGATCGGACATCAGTTGCCCTCTTCCTCCCGATAGACGCGACGCAGCGCCGCCTTGGCGCGCATAAGGAGCGTCTCGGTGGCGTGCACGCTTCGGTCCACCACCGCAGCCACCTCGGCAACGGGCAGCCCGTCGAGGTAGCGGAGGGTGAGCACGGCCCGGTGGTGAGCCGACAGTTGTGCCAGCGCGGCGTATGCCGCTTCCGTGTCGAAATGGTGTTGCCACGGGTCATCGACCCCGTCGCAGCCGACCTCGGCGATGGCGACGCCTCGTTCTTCGCGGCCTACGCGACGCCAGTGGTCGACCAGCTTGTGGCGGGCCACGCCGATCAACCAGGCCACGGTGAGCACCGGTGGGTTCTCCCGCCGGTTGGCGGCGACGGCCGCCTCGAACGTCTCGGCGGTCAGGTCCTCGGCGACCGAGACGCTCCCGCACCGCGGCAGCAGGTACCCGTGCACCTGCGGTAGGGCATGTCGGTAGATCGCCACCACCGCGTCGACCTCACCGGGCTCGTCCCGAGCGCTCACGCCAGATCATCGCTCGGCGACCCGCCGATCCGAACATGATCGCCCCGGAAATCCCGGGTGACCCCGCTCGCATCCCACAGTGACCGCCGCCGGCGTCATCTCCGCTTGTTCCACCTTTGGTCGAAAGCTGCCGTCTTCGGCCCGGCGGCCGCGCCCGATTTCGACAAAAGGGGGAACGACGAGCATCGAGACGGGGCGCAGCCGGCCGGCTCAGCGGGACCGCCCTGGGGGATCGATCAGGTCACGCGCCGCTTCTCGATCCCGGCGAAGCGCTTGG encodes the following:
- a CDS encoding trypsin-like peptidase domain-containing protein → MGSLGVGRAVLVRHTGSTTSAATSNGGSTAAAVDQGVVDVNTTLGLQGGRAAGTGIVLSSSGAVLTNNHVVAGATSVNVTDVGNGRTYAATVVGTDKTDDIAVLQLKGASGLKTVALGNSTKVAVGDAVTAVGNAGGTGGTPSVVTGTVTGLGQSITASDQGGGSSEQLTGLFETNAPIQPGDSGGPLVNSSGQVIAIDTAASSGFRFQSGGSQAFAIPINQASTIAKQIEAGRSSATVHIGSAAFLGVEFPASSGSSGGSSSSGALVIGVESGSPAQQAGLTAGDEIVSLGGQTVDSATTLSNLMQGNHPGDKVQLGWVDGAGQQHTASVTLATGPAA
- a CDS encoding MazG nucleotide pyrophosphohydrolase domain-containing protein, whose translation is MELATLQELMAQTYGRRDEARGVSATLAWLTEELGELARSVRKGDRQEQLHEMGDVLAWLASLANQLDLSLDEAAARYHDGCPKCGRRPCRCP
- a CDS encoding VOC family protein, whose protein sequence is MTTTTVRYFVDDLDAAVDFYRDMLGFEEELRPSPSFAMLYRGDLRLLLSVPGGGGGGGAALSDGTVPEAGGWNRFALQVADLEATVTELRAKGAGFRNDIVTGVGVKQILLQDPAGNLIELFQPLAAYHERPQPTAG
- a CDS encoding VOC family protein, which gives rise to MSDPIDPLDDLRLPIVPVEPRPGFAAALLRRIADQEEPASQASATVRYFVDDLDAAVDFYRDLLGFEEELRPSPSFAMLYRGDLRLLLSVPGEPHTMPDGTLPEPGGWNRISLHVSGLDVIVADLRERGARFRNDISVGVGVRLVLVVDPAGNLIELFEPLAGYHERATSPVR
- a CDS encoding sigma-70 family RNA polymerase sigma factor; translation: MSARDEPGEVDAVVAIYRHALPQVHGYLLPRCGSVSVAEDLTAETFEAAVAANRRENPPVLTVAWLIGVARHKLVDHWRRVGREERGVAIAEVGCDGVDDPWQHHFDTEAAYAALAQLSAHHRAVLTLRYLDGLPVAEVAAVVDRSVHATETLLMRAKAALRRVYREEEGN